A single genomic interval of Adhaeribacter pallidiroseus harbors:
- a CDS encoding O-antigen ligase family protein, protein MAISFSVVISTLYISYNNPYLNKRFKETTETTLKAPTGMEHNSTNIRVGIINCAYQLISANWLFGVGTGDSQDYLNKCYKDSKFSSLMYQDSYNTHNAYLEIWSKNGVFSFILLIIILIMPLTISFKYDNIIYFSFLFIFCLTSLTESTLNSQKGVVFYSFFNSLLAFNMPYFKYYSKKISGLN, encoded by the coding sequence ATTGCTATTAGTTTTTCAGTGGTAATAAGTACTTTATACATAAGTTATAATAATCCTTATTTGAATAAAAGGTTCAAAGAAACCACAGAAACGACATTAAAAGCACCAACCGGAATGGAGCATAATTCTACTAATATACGAGTAGGGATTATTAACTGTGCTTATCAACTAATTAGTGCTAATTGGTTATTTGGGGTTGGAACGGGAGATTCTCAAGATTATTTAAATAAGTGCTATAAAGATTCTAAATTCAGCTCTTTAATGTATCAAGATAGTTACAATACACATAATGCATATTTAGAAATATGGTCTAAAAATGGTGTTTTCAGCTTTATACTTTTGATTATTATACTTATAATGCCCCTTACAATTAGCTTTAAGTATGATAATATCATTTACTTTTCTTTTTTATTTATCTTTTGTTTAACTTCTCTTACGGAATCAACTCTAAACTCGCAGAAAGGTGTGGTATTTTATAGTTTTTTCAATTCTCTACTAGCTTTTAATATGCCTTATTTCAAGTACTATTCTAAGAAAATTAGTGGCTTAAATTAA
- a CDS encoding glycosyltransferase has protein sequence MKLAIVHDDLMRRGGAEQVARCFHYAFPEAPIFTLAYDAENTYPDFKNSRVITSWYQKLAKDESKMKKFFFPFGLLAMHQLDVTLFDVILISSTYCAKYIKVSPGALVINYCHQPFRLAWYPESYGEYVQARGLKKQLLRTVISVLQHYDFKAAQRTDYFIANTAETSIKIKEIYTSSKEIQVIYPPVNTKNFYVASHQNGYYLMVTRLEYYKKVDLAIEVFNQLGLPLVIVGTGTKEKELKTQAKHNITFKSRLSALELSKLYAECRAFIFPQHEDFGITPLEANASGRPVIAYAAGGVLHTMLPYKELVAQSTAVFFKNQSVEALIEAVSLMENIYADFDPEFIRQNSLRFDESTFIKSIQNFVLDKYGAEYKNLHPVE, from the coding sequence ATGAAATTAGCCATTGTGCACGATGATTTGATGCGCCGGGGTGGAGCGGAACAAGTAGCACGGTGTTTTCATTATGCTTTTCCGGAAGCCCCTATTTTTACTTTAGCGTATGATGCAGAAAATACTTATCCGGATTTTAAAAATAGCCGGGTAATTACTTCCTGGTATCAGAAGCTGGCAAAAGATGAAAGTAAAATGAAGAAATTTTTCTTTCCTTTTGGACTTTTGGCCATGCACCAGTTAGATGTTACCCTATTTGATGTTATTTTAATATCTTCAACGTATTGTGCTAAATACATTAAAGTTTCTCCCGGAGCTTTAGTTATTAATTATTGTCATCAACCTTTCCGGCTGGCTTGGTACCCGGAGTCTTATGGCGAGTATGTGCAAGCTAGAGGTTTAAAAAAACAGTTGTTGCGTACTGTTATATCTGTTTTGCAGCATTATGATTTTAAAGCTGCGCAACGAACCGATTACTTTATTGCAAATACCGCTGAAACGAGTATCAAGATTAAAGAAATATACACTTCTAGTAAAGAGATTCAGGTAATCTATCCTCCGGTAAATACTAAAAACTTCTATGTAGCTTCGCACCAGAATGGATACTATTTAATGGTAACAAGGCTGGAATACTATAAAAAAGTGGATTTAGCCATAGAGGTTTTTAATCAATTAGGGTTACCGCTAGTAATTGTTGGAACTGGAACTAAAGAAAAAGAACTTAAAACGCAGGCAAAGCATAACATTACTTTTAAAAGTAGATTATCCGCCCTAGAGTTAAGTAAATTGTACGCGGAATGCCGGGCCTTTATTTTTCCGCAACACGAGGATTTTGGAATTACGCCTTTAGAAGCCAATGCCTCCGGACGGCCAGTTATTGCTTATGCCGCGGGAGGTGTACTGCATACCATGCTTCCTTATAAAGAACTTGTAGCCCAAAGCACGGCTGTTTTTTTTAAAAATCAAAGTGTGGAGGCGCTAATAGAAGCCGTAAGCTTGATGGAAAATATTTATGCCGATTTTGATCCGGAATTTATTCGCCAAAATTCTTTACGTTTCGACGAAAGCACTTTTATAAAATCAATCCAAAATTTTGTTCTAGATAAATACGGAGCTGAGTATAAAAACTTACACCCGGTGGAGTAA
- a CDS encoding undecaprenyl-phosphate glucose phosphotransferase: MAGQNQKYIKIINTVGDLILLNIAALAGYVSRFNGSENFIESQFLSLLLYCNLAWITAASILNSYNIKRVTRITSIVSNLIKQVILFILLVEATINITKPYFFSRSFLTYTYVYLTILMVGWRVGLTYILKYYRIKGGNYKKVVIAGFGRASNQLRKYFESRPDTGYRFYGFFDDNPKNTSKSLGKIDDLEDYVLRNQIDEIYCSAFELTSNQVTRIIDFAEDNLIRLKFIPEANLIQSRKLEVDFYDLLPIMNLRPIPLDDSFNMVVKRVFDILFSFVVIVFVLSWLIPIVGILIKLDSKGPILFKQLRNGRDNKPFVCYKFRSMRQNEEADIKQATKDDDRVTKLGGFLRKTNLDELPQFFNVFLGDMSVVGPRPHPVKLNENYRRLIGRYMSRHLIKPGVTGLAQVKGYRGETSEPHQMKNRIKIDLFYIENWTFLLDIKIIFLTIYNMLKGEENAF, translated from the coding sequence ATGGCAGGGCAGAACCAAAAGTACATTAAAATAATAAACACGGTAGGAGATCTGATTTTACTTAATATAGCTGCTTTGGCTGGTTATGTAAGCCGTTTTAATGGATCGGAGAATTTTATCGAATCGCAATTTTTAAGTTTATTACTGTACTGCAATTTAGCTTGGATTACTGCTGCTTCTATCTTAAATTCCTACAATATTAAGCGGGTAACCCGGATTACTTCTATTGTCAGTAATCTTATTAAACAGGTTATACTGTTTATTTTATTAGTAGAAGCAACCATTAATATTACCAAACCTTACTTTTTTTCCCGATCGTTTCTGACTTACACGTATGTTTACTTAACGATCCTGATGGTAGGCTGGCGCGTAGGGCTTACGTATATTTTAAAGTATTATCGTATAAAAGGCGGAAATTACAAGAAAGTAGTTATTGCGGGATTTGGCAGGGCATCGAACCAACTACGAAAATACTTTGAATCTCGGCCGGATACGGGTTATCGTTTTTACGGTTTTTTTGATGATAATCCGAAAAATACCAGTAAATCTTTAGGAAAAATCGATGATTTAGAGGATTACGTACTGCGTAACCAAATAGATGAGATTTACTGTTCGGCGTTTGAACTAACCAGCAATCAGGTAACCAGAATTATTGATTTTGCCGAAGATAATCTTATTCGGTTAAAGTTTATTCCGGAAGCTAATTTGATTCAATCGCGCAAATTGGAGGTAGATTTTTATGACCTGCTGCCTATCATGAACCTTCGTCCGATACCTTTGGACGATTCCTTTAATATGGTAGTTAAGCGAGTTTTTGATATTCTATTTTCTTTTGTAGTAATCGTTTTTGTGCTTTCCTGGCTCATACCAATTGTTGGAATTTTGATAAAATTAGATTCTAAAGGGCCTATTTTGTTTAAACAATTACGAAACGGCCGGGATAATAAACCCTTTGTTTGCTATAAATTTAGAAGTATGCGGCAAAATGAAGAGGCAGATATAAAGCAAGCTACCAAAGATGATGATCGAGTAACTAAGTTGGGTGGTTTTTTAAGAAAAACAAATTTAGATGAGCTACCGCAGTTTTTTAACGTGTTTTTAGGGGACATGTCGGTAGTCGGACCGCGTCCGCATCCGGTAAAGTTAAACGAAAATTACCGGCGGTTAATTGGCCGGTATATGTCGCGGCACTTAATTAAACCGGGGGTTACGGGTTTAGCACAGGTAAAAGGCTATCGCGGAGAAACATCGGAACCGCACCAAATGAAGAATAGAATTAAAATAGATTTGTTTTACATTGAAAACTGGACCTTTTTACTCGATATTAAAATTATTTTTTTAACTATTTACAATATGCTGAAAGGTGAAGAAAACGCTTTTTAA
- a CDS encoding pyruvate dehydrogenase complex E1 component subunit beta: protein MRTIQFREALREAMTEEMRRDPRIFLMGEEVAEYNGAYKVSQGMLDEFGPERIIDTPIAELGFAGIGIGAAMNGLRPVIEFMTFNFSLVAIDQIINSAAKMMSMSGGQYRVPIVFRGPTGSAGMLSSQHSQNFENWYANCPGLKVVVPSNPADAKGLLKSSIRDEDPVIFMESEQMYGDKGEVPEEEYMIPIGVADVKRPGTDVTLVSFGKIMKVVLAAAEELQKENISAEVIDLRTVRPIDYKTIMESVKKTNRLVIVEEAWPLASISSEIAFHVQHNAFDYLDAPVKRVTCRDVPLPYAPTLIEASLPNVERTVKAVQSVMYRKA, encoded by the coding sequence ATGCGAACAATTCAGTTTAGAGAAGCTTTGCGCGAAGCCATGACCGAAGAAATGCGACGCGATCCCCGTATTTTTTTAATGGGCGAAGAAGTTGCCGAGTACAATGGGGCCTACAAAGTAAGTCAGGGCATGTTGGATGAGTTTGGGCCGGAACGCATTATTGATACCCCGATTGCCGAGTTAGGCTTTGCCGGTATTGGTATTGGAGCGGCCATGAATGGTCTGCGCCCTGTCATTGAATTTATGACTTTTAATTTTTCGCTGGTGGCCATAGACCAGATTATTAACTCAGCGGCCAAAATGATGTCCATGTCGGGTGGTCAGTACCGGGTGCCCATCGTTTTCCGGGGACCAACCGGCAGCGCCGGTATGTTGTCGTCGCAGCATTCGCAAAATTTTGAAAATTGGTACGCGAACTGCCCGGGTTTAAAAGTAGTGGTGCCAAGTAACCCCGCCGATGCGAAAGGTCTTTTGAAATCCTCTATCCGCGATGAAGATCCGGTAATTTTTATGGAGTCAGAACAAATGTACGGCGACAAAGGCGAAGTTCCGGAAGAAGAATACATGATCCCGATTGGGGTAGCCGATGTAAAACGCCCCGGTACAGACGTAACATTGGTATCATTTGGTAAAATAATGAAAGTAGTGTTAGCGGCTGCCGAGGAGTTACAAAAAGAAAATATTTCGGCCGAAGTTATCGATTTACGTACCGTCCGCCCCATCGACTATAAAACTATCATGGAATCGGTGAAGAAAACCAATCGCTTAGTAATTGTGGAAGAAGCTTGGCCATTAGCCTCTATCTCTTCCGAAATTGCTTTCCACGTACAGCATAACGCCTTCGATTACCTGGATGCTCCGGTTAAACGCGTTACTTGCCGCGATGTACCTTTACCTTATGCGCCTACCCTTATTGAAGCTTCTTTGCCTAATGTGGAACGTACGGTTAAAGCCGTGCAATCGGTAATGTACCGCAAAGCTTAA
- a CDS encoding PspC domain-containing protein — protein sequence MKRLQYYIESRAFGVCTALGEKLGFATSSIRMSFIYLSFLTFGSPVLIYLMLAFWLNIQKCLRRQKSTVWDF from the coding sequence ATGAAACGGTTACAATATTACATTGAATCGCGGGCTTTTGGTGTTTGTACGGCACTCGGCGAAAAGTTAGGCTTTGCTACCAGCAGTATTCGCATGTCTTTTATTTACTTGTCCTTCCTGACTTTTGGCTCACCCGTACTCATTTACTTAATGCTGGCTTTTTGGTTAAACATTCAAAAATGCTTGCGCCGGCAAAAAAGTACGGTTTGGGATTTTTAA
- a CDS encoding glycosyltransferase family 2 protein, giving the protein MVYKQRLSVAIVILNWNGQKYLAQFLPSVVTHSSGCTIFVVDNQSTDNSVPFVQENYPNIKLIQHEQNLGFCVGYNQAIQQIEADYYILLNSDVEVTAGWVTPVIELMESHPVIAACQPKIKSYYKPSFFEYAGAGGGLLDRFGYPFCRGRLFQSIEEDRGQYNDAVPVFWASGACLFVRAAAYHQMHGLEPAFFAHMEEIDLCWRLQNQGYQIWYCGKSEVYHVGGGTLPASNPRKTFLNFRNGLALLYKNFAGKNLFATFCTRLLLDWIAALTFISSGQAADGLAVFRAHLAIWQNRKYWYKTRAEQMLVQKSPAKGVYSRSIVWDYFIRQKRSYRELKFKNFTS; this is encoded by the coding sequence TTGGTTTATAAGCAGCGCCTTTCGGTTGCTATTGTTATTTTAAACTGGAATGGTCAGAAGTACTTAGCCCAATTTTTACCTTCCGTAGTTACGCATTCTTCCGGCTGCACCATTTTCGTGGTAGATAATCAATCTACCGATAACTCCGTGCCGTTTGTACAAGAAAATTATCCGAACATAAAGCTCATTCAACACGAGCAAAATTTAGGCTTCTGCGTAGGTTACAATCAAGCGATTCAGCAAATCGAAGCCGATTATTACATCTTGTTAAATTCAGATGTAGAAGTTACTGCTGGCTGGGTTACGCCAGTAATCGAACTAATGGAAAGCCATCCTGTTATTGCCGCTTGTCAGCCTAAAATCAAATCTTATTACAAGCCGTCTTTCTTTGAATATGCGGGAGCGGGTGGCGGTTTGCTCGATCGCTTTGGGTATCCGTTCTGCCGGGGCCGATTGTTTCAATCCATTGAAGAAGATCGCGGGCAATACAACGATGCTGTACCGGTTTTCTGGGCCAGCGGGGCCTGTTTGTTTGTGCGCGCAGCGGCCTATCACCAGATGCACGGTTTAGAGCCTGCTTTTTTTGCCCATATGGAAGAAATTGACTTGTGCTGGCGATTACAAAATCAAGGTTACCAAATATGGTATTGTGGTAAAAGTGAAGTTTACCACGTGGGCGGTGGTACCCTACCCGCATCGAACCCCCGGAAAACTTTTTTAAATTTTAGAAATGGCTTAGCGCTGCTTTATAAAAATTTCGCCGGCAAAAACCTTTTTGCAACCTTTTGCACACGATTATTATTAGATTGGATTGCCGCGCTTACATTTATCAGTAGCGGACAAGCCGCGGACGGTTTAGCTGTTTTTAGAGCACACTTGGCTATATGGCAGAACAGAAAGTATTGGTATAAAACAAGAGCAGAGCAAATGCTGGTTCAAAAAAGCCCAGCTAAGGGCGTATATAGCCGGAGTATTGTTTGGGATTATTTTATTCGGCAAAAAAGAAGCTACCGGGAATTAAAATTTAAAAATTTTACCAGTTAA
- a CDS encoding YbaB/EbfC family nucleoid-associated protein: MFDMFSMMGKIKEVQAKMKDAQDSLQFITVTAESGAGLVKAKANGLRKLISLEIDASLLNQEDKEMLTDLVVAAVNKAMDEAGEKGRDEMKRQTEGLLPNIPGLDLNSLGL, from the coding sequence ATGTTTGATATGTTTTCGATGATGGGCAAGATAAAAGAGGTTCAGGCCAAAATGAAAGATGCCCAGGATAGCCTCCAGTTTATCACCGTTACTGCTGAGTCGGGGGCAGGTTTAGTAAAAGCAAAAGCAAACGGCTTACGTAAGTTGATTTCCCTGGAAATAGATGCTTCTTTGCTAAACCAGGAAGATAAAGAAATGCTCACCGACCTGGTCGTTGCCGCCGTTAATAAAGCCATGGATGAGGCCGGAGAGAAAGGTCGCGACGAAATGAAACGCCAAACCGAAGGATTATTGCCTAACATTCCCGGATTAGATTTAAACAGCCTTGGTTTATAA
- a CDS encoding PAS domain-containing protein, whose translation MARRIALIYLLLGLGWITWSGWALQKINVIYQLDPPQIFRLDQWTGYFFVVATALIFYVFIHRNFLKNHPDSQHFRQMFDDNPNPMWFYDKESLCILAVNQAMVVEYGYTRQELLQMTIKQIRPQESIGALENRLQEDIPTYSKSGIWCHQRKSGELFYVRIYSNSTEYQGHLARLVMAFDITPIIQAEQENRVLNNRLEKKQRYLRSIIDSQTTFLIRIDTLGQYTFVNPAFCQKLNCSLEYILTQSFLTDLLPEEEGQVQELIHQCLQQPDKVVPIMLHKVNSQGKPVLIQWEFVAIKAAKEKITELQGMGRDVTEEVESQTKIEEYTQRIHDILESITDGFCAIDKNWNFTYVNKEFERLLYSKRENIMGTSFWEQFPESVSLLFHSEFQKSMQEQIKVHFEEYYPRFQAWFKVAAYPTPDGLTVYFQDITQEKKAQEKDFEDAQNLNALINNPSALIWSVNTKYQLISANKPFITKMSQVMGITLQKGDSVIYPESNPELVNKWLDLYQRAFQGEIYSVEDKEINADNTVTYYEISFNPIRDRDGRITGTGCFSRNITENKRHQIKIQEQNEKLKEIAWIQSHKVRVPVANILGLVNAFNYQDLTDPFNLEVLTNLLTVTNDLDLIIREIVDKTNEIEDNPSDLANLRIMLGDRIDIHPTRRI comes from the coding sequence ATGGCAAGGAGAATTGCGTTAATTTATTTGCTGTTAGGTTTAGGCTGGATTACATGGAGTGGTTGGGCGCTGCAGAAAATAAATGTCATCTATCAGCTTGACCCACCACAAATTTTTAGGTTAGATCAATGGACAGGGTATTTCTTTGTTGTTGCCACGGCTTTGATTTTTTACGTTTTTATTCATCGTAATTTTTTAAAAAATCATCCGGATAGTCAGCATTTTCGACAAATGTTTGATGACAATCCCAATCCGATGTGGTTTTACGATAAGGAGTCGTTGTGTATACTGGCAGTAAACCAAGCCATGGTAGTGGAATATGGCTATACCCGGCAAGAACTGCTGCAGATGACTATCAAACAAATTCGTCCGCAGGAGAGTATTGGGGCCTTGGAAAATAGATTACAAGAAGATATACCCACTTACTCTAAAAGTGGCATTTGGTGCCACCAGCGTAAAAGCGGTGAGTTATTTTATGTACGAATTTATTCCAATTCTACGGAATACCAGGGGCATCTAGCTCGGTTGGTTATGGCCTTCGACATTACTCCTATCATTCAGGCCGAACAGGAAAACAGGGTATTAAACAATCGTTTAGAAAAAAAACAACGCTATTTACGTTCTATCATCGATTCGCAAACAACTTTTCTGATTCGCATCGACACGTTAGGCCAGTATACTTTTGTTAATCCGGCTTTTTGTCAAAAACTTAACTGTTCATTAGAATACATCTTAACCCAATCTTTTTTAACCGACCTGCTGCCCGAAGAAGAGGGACAAGTTCAAGAACTTATCCACCAATGTTTGCAGCAACCCGATAAAGTAGTACCTATTATGCTTCACAAAGTAAATAGTCAGGGTAAGCCAGTTCTTATACAGTGGGAGTTTGTGGCCATAAAAGCGGCTAAAGAAAAAATCACGGAGCTGCAAGGAATGGGGCGGGACGTTACGGAAGAAGTAGAATCGCAAACAAAGATTGAAGAATATACTCAACGAATCCACGATATTTTGGAGAGCATAACGGATGGTTTTTGCGCTATTGACAAAAACTGGAATTTCACTTACGTAAATAAAGAATTTGAGCGTTTGCTTTACAGCAAACGCGAAAATATAATGGGAACTTCGTTTTGGGAGCAATTCCCGGAATCTGTTTCCCTGCTTTTTCATAGTGAATTTCAAAAATCCATGCAGGAGCAAATAAAAGTACACTTTGAAGAATACTATCCGCGTTTTCAGGCTTGGTTCAAAGTGGCGGCTTATCCTACTCCCGATGGTTTAACCGTATATTTTCAAGATATTACCCAGGAAAAAAAGGCCCAGGAAAAAGACTTTGAAGATGCTCAAAACTTAAACGCGCTTATTAATAACCCAAGTGCGCTCATCTGGTCGGTTAATACCAAATACCAATTAATATCGGCTAACAAACCTTTTATCACTAAAATGTCTCAAGTTATGGGTATTACGCTGCAAAAAGGCGATAGCGTAATATATCCGGAATCTAACCCCGAATTGGTAAATAAATGGCTTGACCTGTACCAAAGAGCATTTCAAGGCGAAATTTATTCGGTAGAAGATAAAGAGATTAATGCTGATAATACGGTAACCTATTACGAAATAAGTTTTAATCCCATCCGGGACCGCGATGGTCGGATTACCGGTACTGGTTGTTTTTCCCGAAATATAACCGAGAATAAACGGCACCAGATTAAAATTCAGGAACAAAATGAAAAGCTGAAAGAAATTGCTTGGATTCAATCGCATAAAGTACGGGTACCTGTTGCCAATATTTTAGGCTTAGTAAACGCGTTTAATTACCAGGATTTAACCGATCCCTTCAACCTGGAAGTATTAACGAATTTACTTACTGTAACCAACGACTTAGACCTGATTATCCGGGAAATAGTAGATAAAACTAACGAAATAGAAGATAACCCTTCCGATTTAGCCAATCTTCGGATAATGCTCGGCGACCGCATTGATATTCATCCAACCAGGAGAATATAA
- a CDS encoding T9SS type B sorting domain-containing protein has translation MPVLPVSNLSKIFWLCILLQLVISKNVPAQTNPCPDKFKAYHANGAEVNTFCVGEKIRFKSCSANAQPDKEYYDTNKNDGLAFPDTVKSVTYSAPGTYTVTQLINTGLPGNNQFERTFTVLDTPPPTLTGFACAFYKVNFRITDTHYDYYRVNFGDGTELRVLPGKDTTYQYQKAGLFQLTVKGIFRNALCITENSLEIPPLNEMKIPHLTSIAINNYSKESGKLEIKAELQGGYSYLLEQAPVNSNNFREVKRINSALGDNSRTIIVDQIDTRTVYQYRLQVSDSCRTHTNVFSNILTTQPLGVTTQNKTNQLTWPLYPSAAVRNYQIYRDAQLIKTLPALITSFVDEVVTCGQQYCYRLEVVLQNNQSSFSNDTCQKVIATKPPKAGLLVASYNLQNQVELRLQPAAQETAQDANWQKKMNNRPFMNLGSTKQNTFLDEAKFKENEPPCYQATYTDPCGLISALSNQACPTMLNGTFNSAENRVNLRWSAYIGFTLVPQYTVEVSDEATGQLLGSFAVGSNTTFIDSKLNTASQILAYRIKVTSANPGEISYSNKVVIAQNFSAFIPTAFSPNNDGLNDVFELKGKFIQTLNLKIYNRWGQIIFESKNPNEGWNGKINGQDAPVGTYVYSFTAQDLNGNLIQRKGSVTLIK, from the coding sequence ATGCCAGTGTTGCCAGTAAGTAACTTATCGAAAATTTTCTGGTTATGTATTTTACTGCAACTAGTAATTAGTAAAAATGTACCCGCGCAAACCAACCCCTGCCCGGATAAATTTAAGGCATACCATGCCAATGGAGCTGAAGTAAATACTTTTTGTGTAGGTGAAAAAATCCGGTTTAAATCGTGTTCGGCCAACGCGCAACCAGATAAGGAGTACTACGATACTAACAAAAATGATGGTTTGGCTTTCCCGGATACTGTTAAAAGTGTTACTTATAGCGCACCCGGTACCTATACCGTTACACAACTAATTAATACCGGCTTACCCGGGAATAACCAATTTGAGCGAACATTCACCGTATTAGATACTCCCCCACCTACCCTTACAGGATTTGCCTGCGCTTTTTATAAAGTAAACTTTAGAATAACCGACACCCATTATGATTATTACCGCGTCAACTTTGGCGATGGTACGGAGCTACGAGTACTACCCGGTAAAGACACAACGTACCAGTATCAGAAAGCCGGTTTATTTCAATTAACGGTAAAAGGAATCTTTAGGAATGCCTTGTGCATAACGGAAAACTCTCTGGAAATACCACCTTTAAATGAGATGAAGATTCCCCACTTAACCAGCATTGCTATCAACAATTATTCTAAAGAATCGGGCAAGTTGGAGATCAAAGCAGAACTACAGGGTGGCTATAGTTACCTTCTGGAGCAAGCTCCCGTAAATTCAAACAATTTCAGAGAAGTTAAACGTATAAATTCCGCTTTGGGAGATAATAGCCGTACGATAATCGTAGATCAAATAGATACGCGCACCGTTTACCAGTACCGCTTACAAGTTTCTGATAGTTGCCGTACCCATACCAACGTTTTTTCGAATATTTTAACTACCCAGCCTTTGGGGGTAACTACGCAGAATAAAACCAATCAATTAACTTGGCCCCTTTATCCTTCAGCAGCAGTAAGAAATTACCAGATATACCGTGATGCTCAATTAATTAAAACTCTACCAGCTTTAATCACCTCCTTTGTAGATGAAGTCGTGACCTGCGGGCAACAATATTGTTACCGCCTAGAGGTAGTCCTTCAGAATAATCAGTCGTCGTTTTCAAACGATACTTGCCAAAAGGTAATAGCTACCAAACCACCAAAAGCCGGATTGCTGGTAGCTTCTTACAATCTGCAAAATCAGGTAGAATTACGATTACAACCAGCGGCCCAGGAAACAGCGCAAGATGCAAACTGGCAAAAAAAAATGAATAACAGGCCTTTTATGAACCTAGGAAGCACGAAACAAAATACCTTTCTGGATGAAGCAAAGTTTAAAGAAAACGAACCACCCTGCTACCAGGCCACTTACACCGATCCTTGTGGACTAATTTCGGCTTTGAGCAATCAAGCTTGTCCAACAATGTTGAACGGAACATTTAACTCCGCAGAGAACCGGGTAAATTTACGTTGGTCGGCCTATATAGGCTTTACTCTCGTACCTCAATATACCGTTGAAGTATCTGATGAGGCTACCGGTCAATTGCTTGGTTCGTTTGCAGTAGGAAGCAACACCACATTTATCGACAGCAAATTAAATACTGCCAGCCAAATATTGGCCTACCGCATAAAAGTTACTTCGGCTAACCCAGGCGAAATTAGTTACTCCAACAAAGTAGTAATAGCTCAAAATTTTTCCGCCTTTATTCCTACGGCCTTTTCCCCTAATAACGATGGGTTAAATGATGTTTTTGAGCTAAAAGGAAAATTTATACAAACCTTGAACCTTAAAATTTACAACCGGTGGGGCCAAATTATATTTGAAAGTAAAAACCCTAATGAAGGCTGGAACGGTAAAATAAACGGCCAAGATGCGCCCGTAGGTACTTACGTTTACTCATTTACTGCTCAGGACCTTAACGGAAACCTTATTCAGCGGAAAGGATCCGTAACTTTAATCAAGTAA